Proteins found in one Thermodesulfatator atlanticus DSM 21156 genomic segment:
- the rpiB gene encoding ribose 5-phosphate isomerase B: MKVAVGSDHAGFALKEKVKALLQELGHEVLDFGCHSTESVDYPVYGVKVAKAVASSEATRGILICGTGLGMSMVANRFPGIRAALCHELFTTKMARLHNDANILVMGGRVIGDALALEMVKVFLETPFEGGRHERRIRQIDNFKEEV, encoded by the coding sequence ATGAAAGTCGCTGTTGGTAGTGACCACGCAGGTTTTGCCCTGAAAGAAAAAGTAAAGGCCCTTTTACAGGAACTAGGGCACGAGGTGCTTGACTTTGGCTGTCACAGCACCGAGTCTGTTGATTACCCGGTTTACGGGGTCAAGGTTGCCAAGGCAGTAGCCTCTTCTGAGGCTACCCGGGGCATATTGATATGTGGCACAGGTCTTGGCATGAGCATGGTGGCCAATAGATTCCCTGGCATAAGAGCCGCCCTTTGCCATGAGCTTTTCACCACTAAAATGGCAAGGCTTCATAACGATGCCAATATTTTGGTCATGGGGGGCAGGGTTATCGGAGATGCCCTTGCCCTTGAGATGGTTAAAGTCTTTTTAGAAACGCCTTTTGAAGGTGGACGCCACGAACGTCGCATCCGCCAAATAGATAACTTTAAGGAAGAGGTGTAG
- the acpP gene encoding acyl carrier protein, with protein MSVEEKIIEIIVDKLGVSRDAVKPEASFIDDLGADSLDLVELVMAMEEAFGMEISDEEAEKLRTVKDVIDYVKSKTGEA; from the coding sequence ATGTCTGTTGAAGAAAAAATTATCGAAATTATCGTTGATAAACTCGGGGTTTCTCGCGATGCGGTAAAGCCTGAAGCTTCCTTTATCGACGATCTGGGAGCTGATTCCCTTGACCTGGTAGAACTCGTCATGGCCATGGAAGAGGCCTTTGGCATGGAAATTTCTGACGAAGAGGCTGAAAAACTCCGCACCGTCAAAGACGTAATTGATTACGTAAAATCAAAAACAGGAGAGGCCTAG
- the fabG gene encoding 3-oxoacyl-[acyl-carrier-protein] reductase has translation MKLENRIALVTGASRGIGRAIALALAKEGADVIVNYASSAEAAKEVVSEIKALGRKAIALKFDVASFDEVQNAVKEAEENFGPIDILVNNAGITRDTLLMRMKEEDWDKVLGVNLKGAFNCSKAVIQGMMKRRFGRIINISSVIAFSGNPGQTNYAAAKAGLIGFTKSLAREVATRGITVNAVAPGYIETDMTAKIPEKIKQAILAQIPMGRVGKAEEVAPAVVFLASEEASYITGAVIHVNGGLYM, from the coding sequence ATGAAACTGGAAAACCGCATAGCTTTGGTAACAGGAGCCTCAAGGGGTATAGGCCGCGCCATTGCCTTGGCCCTTGCCAAAGAAGGTGCCGATGTAATTGTTAACTATGCCTCTTCAGCTGAGGCTGCCAAGGAGGTGGTTTCTGAGATTAAAGCCCTGGGACGCAAGGCAATTGCCCTTAAATTTGACGTTGCGAGCTTTGATGAGGTCCAAAACGCCGTAAAAGAAGCCGAAGAAAACTTTGGCCCTATCGACATTCTGGTAAACAACGCCGGAATCACCCGGGACACCCTTCTTATGCGCATGAAAGAAGAAGACTGGGACAAGGTGCTTGGGGTGAATTTAAAAGGGGCCTTCAATTGTTCTAAAGCAGTGATTCAGGGCATGATGAAGCGGCGCTTTGGTCGGATTATCAATATCTCGTCGGTTATTGCCTTCAGTGGGAACCCCGGGCAAACAAACTATGCCGCAGCCAAGGCAGGGTTAATTGGTTTCACCAAGTCTTTGGCACGGGAAGTAGCCACCCGCGGGATCACGGTAAACGCCGTGGCCCCTGGTTATATAGAAACTGACATGACCGCTAAAATACCTGAGAAAATCAAGCAGGCCATCTTGGCCCAGATCCCTATGGGCCGGGTGGGTAAGGCAGAAGAGGTGGCCCCAGCGGTGGTCTTTCTTGCCTCAGAAGAGGCTTCTTACATCACAGGAGCAGTTATTCACGTAAATGGTGGGCTTTATATGTAA
- the fabF gene encoding beta-ketoacyl-ACP synthase II, with translation MKDARRRVVVTGIGAITPVGIGIKETWENLTAGRSGIGPITKFDASDFPSRVAGEVKGFKPEDFMPKKLVSRLDTFIHYAIAASREALEDAGLGKKPLGEKAGVIIGVGMGGIDVIEEYTPVLFEKGWRRVTPFFVPMMIPNMAAGQVAILHGAKGPNLAVCTACAAGTHAIGEAMRFIREGRCDIAVCGGTEGLITPLTIAGFAVIKALSTKFNDQPEKASRPFDAKRDGFVIGEGCGILILESLEHALERGAKIYAELCGYGLTADAYHMTAPPPDGEGAARAMAQALEDAGLSHTEIDYINAHGTSTPLNDVAETKAIKTVFKEKAKEIPVSSTKSMTGHLLGGAGGIEAVFTVKTIETGIIPPTINYEEPDPECDLDYVPNVAREKDVRTAMSNSFGFGGTNAVLVFKKYEG, from the coding sequence GTGAAAGACGCACGACGCCGTGTAGTCGTTACGGGCATAGGGGCCATTACCCCGGTTGGCATAGGGATAAAAGAAACTTGGGAAAATCTCACTGCCGGGCGCTCAGGCATTGGTCCTATCACCAAGTTCGACGCGAGCGATTTCCCGAGCCGGGTAGCTGGCGAGGTAAAGGGATTTAAGCCTGAGGACTTCATGCCCAAAAAGCTGGTCTCACGCCTTGATACGTTTATTCATTATGCTATTGCCGCCTCGCGTGAGGCCCTTGAAGACGCAGGCCTTGGGAAAAAACCCCTCGGAGAGAAAGCCGGCGTTATCATCGGCGTGGGCATGGGGGGTATTGATGTCATCGAAGAATACACCCCGGTGCTCTTTGAAAAAGGCTGGCGCAGGGTTACGCCCTTTTTCGTGCCCATGATGATTCCCAACATGGCTGCCGGCCAGGTGGCCATCTTACACGGGGCCAAAGGGCCAAACCTTGCGGTTTGCACGGCCTGTGCCGCAGGCACCCACGCCATAGGTGAGGCCATGCGGTTCATAAGAGAGGGGCGCTGTGATATCGCGGTTTGTGGCGGCACCGAAGGCTTGATAACACCGCTTACCATCGCGGGCTTTGCGGTTATCAAGGCTTTATCCACCAAATTCAACGACCAGCCAGAAAAAGCCAGCCGCCCCTTTGATGCCAAACGCGATGGCTTTGTTATCGGTGAAGGCTGTGGCATTCTCATTCTTGAAAGCCTTGAGCACGCACTTGAACGTGGAGCCAAGATTTATGCTGAGCTTTGTGGCTATGGTCTTACCGCGGATGCCTATCACATGACCGCGCCTCCTCCAGATGGCGAAGGCGCAGCACGCGCAATGGCCCAAGCCTTAGAAGACGCAGGTCTATCACACACTGAAATCGACTATATCAACGCCCACGGCACCAGCACGCCTTTAAACGACGTGGCTGAAACTAAGGCCATTAAGACTGTTTTTAAGGAAAAGGCCAAGGAAATCCCGGTATCTTCTACCAAATCCATGACCGGGCATTTGCTTGGCGGTGCTGGCGGCATTGAAGCGGTTTTCACCGTGAAAACCATTGAAACCGGAATAATTCCACCCACAATAAACTACGAGGAACCAGACCCTGAGTGCGACCTTGATTACGTACCAAATGTTGCCCGTGAAAAAGACGTACGCACGGCCATGTCTAATTCTTTTGGATTTGGTGGCACAAACGCGGTCCTAGTCTTTAAAAAATACGAAGGATAG